A stretch of Aythya fuligula isolate bAytFul2 chromosome 1, bAytFul2.pri, whole genome shotgun sequence DNA encodes these proteins:
- the MRPL48 gene encoding 39S ribosomal protein L48, mitochondrial: MSAAGAKVLCWKKGMLLKQVFALSRAATPRESRLCAAGGALVSCHRQYRSRPTHGIGKYKHLLPKEVPKRKKDKVQMKEINVGTEHQYGDVNIQMTSYDMCLVEHFAQYVHKLCNQFSIRVSESYAMPTKTNEVLFLEERGSKMQLDAVLTTHQRVIQVSGLSSTFAPILLEIIQSNQPEGVHLLVKEHTEADFKSRLKARPELEELLAQMS, from the exons ATGAGCGCGGCGGGGGCCAAG GTGCTCTGCTGGAAGAAGGGAATGCTGCTCAAGCAGGTGTTTGCTCTTAGCAG AGCAGCAACACCCCGAGAAAGCCGTCTGTGTGCTGCAG GTGGTGCCCTCGTGAGCTGCCACAGACAGTACAGATCCCGACCTACACACGGCATTGGGAAGTATAAACATCTGCTCCCAAAGGAG gttccaaagaggaaaaaggataaAGTACAGATGAAAGAGATAAACGTTGGGACCGAACACCAGTACGGAGATGTCAATATCCAGATGACTTCCTATGATATGTGTCTCGTGGAGCATTTTGCTCAGTACGTGCATAAACTCTGCAACCAGTTCTCCATCAGAGTGAGCGAAAG ctACGCCATGCCCACCAAAACCAACGAAGTGCTGTTCCTGGAAGAGCGAGGTTCCAAAATGCAGCTGGACGCCGTCCTTACCACCCACCAGAGGGTTATCCAG gTCAGCGGGTTGAGCTCCACGTTTGCTCCCATACTTCTGGAAATCATTCAGAGCAACCAGCCTGAAGGGGTCCACCTGTTAGTGAAAGAG CACACCGAAGCTGACTTCAAGAGCCGATTGAAGGCCCGACCCGAACTCGAGGAGCTGCTAGCGCAGATGAGCTGA
- the LOC116501002 gene encoding cytochrome c oxidase assembly factor 4 homolog, mitochondrial: MAKPGHSWNRRRSKKEEEEEEEEGEDPVDAMIARTGCTAQHWALQECMAEQRDWRRCQPHVQAFRDCMAQRQRPRPQDPEQPQRSPPGD, from the coding sequence ATGGCGAAGCCCGGACACTCCTGGAACCGCCGCAGGTccaaaaaggaggaagaagaggaagaggaggaaggcgAGGACCCCGTGGACGCGATGATTGCGCGGACGGGCTGCACGGCGCAGCACTGGGCGCTGCAGGAGTGCATGGCTGAGCAGCGCGACTGGCGGCGCTGCCAGCCCCACGTCCAGGCCTTTCGGGACTGTATGGCCCAGCGGCAGCGCCCGCGCCCCCAAGACCCCGAGCAGCCCCAACGCTCACCCCCAGGGGACTGA